From one Triticum urartu cultivar G1812 chromosome 3, Tu2.1, whole genome shotgun sequence genomic stretch:
- the LOC125547766 gene encoding uncharacterized protein LOC125547766, producing the protein MAEIVASAVVGETLTRISSFIIDKPAGKRPCDRDEMERLEMAHIKMEAALQLSDRWQITAAPVLLWRSKLKRAAQECDDTLRLCRQRQRAVVDEELRRQASSLPTRIAHAAKSLVSSLVSRGKDVGEPVPVRSFERFAEGAGEFVRFVELGGTPRQHLFFDPLIGHLLAGKTARYQALQGGRFYYLGIRPTSFAERGVEAMVGFVLQDFRAPAKSFSSRFMLRLSESSDVLGIIARCM; encoded by the coding sequence TTACAAGGATCTCCAGCTTCATCATCGACAAGCCTGCTGGCAAGCGGCCATGCGACAGAGACGAGATGGAGAGGCTGGAGATGGCGCACATCAAGATGGAGGCCGCGCTGCAGCTGTCCGACCGGTGGCAGATCACCGCCGCGCCGGTGCTCCTCTGGCGGAGCAAGCTGAAGCGTGCCGCCCAGGAGTGCGACGACACGCTGCGCCTCTGCAGGCAGCGCCAGCGCGCCGTGGTAGATGAAGAGCTCAGGCGGCAGGCATCCTCGCTCCCCACGCGCATCGCCCACGCGGCCAAGTCGCTCGTGTCATCTCTCGTCAGCCGCGGCAAGGACGTCGGCGAACCGGTCCCCGTCCGGAGCTTCGAGAGGTTCGCGGAGGGCGCCGGCGAGTTCGTCAGGTTCGTGGAGCTGGGCGGGACCCCGCGGCAGCACCTCTTCTTCGACCCGCTCATCGGCCACCTCCTCGCGGGCAAGACGGCGCGGTACCAGGCGCTGCAGGGCGGCAGGTTCTACTACCTCGGCATCCGGCCCACGAGCTTCGCGGAGCGCGGGGTGGAGGCCATGGTCGGCTTCGTCCTCCAGGACTTCAGGGCGCCTGCCAAGAGCTTCAGCTCGAGGTTCATGCTGCGCCTCTCCGAGAGCAGCGACGTGCTCGGGATCATAGCCAGGTGCATGTGA